From one Agathobaculum sp. NTUH-O15-33 genomic stretch:
- a CDS encoding leucine-rich repeat protein, producing the protein MKKRWTAGILILCMVVSLLPGTALAAEEQAPPAVYSEGQSIDYERLYTTAGATGGVSIIGLNTDYVKTLSPDEDGITRIPLVIPAQIGGRDVVEIANAALGKHKMKDPVYENVRFTEIDLSNATELQKIGERAFYNMTGSYEVYEKLDSTLTIPNGITTIGSNAFGNLKGLHGDLLLPDSVETIGDSAFAWTGLDGTLKLPDNPAYTKVSMQFAYESPLTAIAGLTAEGVFPSAITELGKNAFGYTNITGDVVLPDTITILNSAFQGSQIDSLYVPKSVTAIASTIIANCDQLKWAGLDFDSTIRVLKADDMNTEARFMGSGNYRSDLNVVLNNKEAYDYLEGKTYSVYQNRLTYQTTLSFSGLDSSYDRPVLHDRPINWELNSDGYTYFENTDYKFPKGEGNAWSFTEGDVINTVAETDKATGTVLYPVTAEPKVTITTSGDIKKVYDGETTYFTITATLPEGYELKTSATAQPGDYFMHYQWYSWSQGVNAPVEYTKIYSGPANAIGFSDVADSMDGQYDSNNIAHGYYVIAVFYKRNESTNTLLHREDIYFKVSITKATPTVAPEYPAVSIAGKKLADLPLAAGKDAGAGVIAWSEAEETVREGGGEYNWVFTPEDTENYETVTGAANITGKKGHSITITDSAGVGAAGSRVHADDAVSRLETQGDQTTLFVIPDETVTILPGSPAAGNGIGAVTVKTASDGTLVAAERQEDGAYTFSMPDAPVAVTVTYRQEHTVTVTAGAHGTVSPAGTVSAAAGEALTLTFTPDYGYKLARVTVDGAAVPVNGNTFTLIPEKDCAIEAVFEQLVVDDLDEIVDNLPEAPSSGDQSAIDAILDAKMHYEAVKDELEGADEAAETLNDKLAQLPNVKVRVEADAAPAAPQNTGSLLENMTSEDAEALKTGAAAQFEIVLEVAEAKPEDAVQESITNALGGALVASFADVTVKKIITDAQEKQEIVELSELKRPVELVFPIPAELRQTPGNISREFLILRTHQVDGAQVTEALPDEDDDPNTYTVRSSRVFRLYASLSGYAAGKLRFERERDLSGRCGGGRGARRRNGGPVLCGPKRNRDHYRETGCGLYAG; encoded by the coding sequence ATGAAGAAAAGATGGACCGCTGGAATACTAATTTTGTGCATGGTGGTTTCCTTGCTGCCGGGTACGGCGCTCGCGGCGGAGGAACAAGCGCCGCCCGCTGTCTACAGCGAGGGGCAGAGCATCGATTATGAGCGGCTGTACACCACGGCGGGCGCGACGGGCGGGGTGTCCATTATCGGGCTGAACACCGATTATGTAAAGACTCTCTCGCCTGACGAGGATGGGATTACGCGTATTCCGCTCGTTATTCCCGCGCAGATTGGCGGCAGAGATGTGGTGGAGATCGCCAATGCGGCGCTTGGCAAGCATAAAATGAAAGATCCGGTTTATGAAAACGTGCGGTTTACAGAGATCGATCTGTCGAACGCAACCGAATTGCAGAAAATTGGGGAAAGAGCGTTTTACAATATGACGGGTTCCTATGAGGTGTACGAGAAACTGGACAGTACGCTGACTATTCCCAATGGGATCACGACGATCGGCAGTAATGCTTTTGGTAATCTTAAGGGTTTGCACGGTGACCTGCTTTTGCCGGACAGTGTGGAAACGATAGGCGACAGCGCGTTTGCTTGGACCGGGCTGGACGGTACCTTGAAACTGCCGGATAATCCGGCGTATACCAAGGTAAGCATGCAGTTTGCGTATGAATCGCCGTTGACGGCGATCGCGGGGCTGACGGCGGAAGGCGTTTTTCCATCCGCTATCACAGAACTGGGGAAGAACGCGTTTGGTTATACCAACATCACGGGCGACGTGGTTTTGCCGGATACGATCACGATCTTAAACTCCGCCTTTCAGGGGTCTCAGATTGATTCGCTGTATGTGCCGAAGAGCGTAACGGCGATTGCTTCGACGATCATTGCGAACTGCGACCAATTAAAATGGGCGGGGCTGGATTTTGATTCTACCATTCGTGTTCTAAAAGCGGATGATATGAACACAGAAGCTAGGTTTATGGGATCGGGCAATTACAGAAGCGATTTAAACGTCGTTTTAAATAATAAGGAAGCGTACGACTATTTAGAGGGAAAAACGTATTCCGTATATCAAAATAGGCTTACCTACCAAACCACGCTGTCGTTTTCCGGTTTGGACAGTAGCTACGACCGGCCCGTGCTGCACGACCGGCCCATCAACTGGGAGCTGAACAGCGACGGCTACACGTATTTTGAAAACACGGATTACAAATTCCCCAAGGGCGAGGGGAACGCGTGGAGCTTTACGGAAGGCGACGTGATTAACACCGTGGCCGAGACTGATAAGGCCACGGGCACGGTGCTGTATCCGGTAACAGCCGAGCCCAAGGTGACGATCACGACCAGCGGCGATATCAAGAAGGTGTATGACGGGGAAACCACGTACTTCACGATCACCGCCACCCTGCCCGAAGGGTATGAACTGAAAACCTCGGCCACCGCGCAGCCCGGCGACTATTTTATGCATTACCAGTGGTATAGCTGGTCGCAGGGCGTCAACGCGCCGGTGGAATATACCAAGATCTATTCCGGGCCCGCCAACGCCATTGGGTTTTCCGATGTGGCGGACAGCATGGATGGGCAGTACGACAGCAATAATATCGCCCACGGATATTATGTAATAGCGGTTTTTTATAAAAGAAACGAGTCCACCAATACGTTGCTGCACCGGGAAGATATTTATTTCAAAGTAAGCATTACCAAGGCCACCCCGACCGTCGCGCCGGAATATCCGGCGGTGTCGATCGCGGGCAAAAAACTGGCCGACCTGCCGCTTGCGGCGGGGAAGGACGCGGGCGCGGGAGTGATCGCTTGGTCGGAAGCGGAGGAAACCGTCCGCGAGGGCGGCGGCGAATATAACTGGGTGTTCACACCGGAGGATACTGAAAATTATGAGACCGTGACCGGCGCGGCGAACATCACCGGTAAAAAAGGCCATTCCATTACGATAACCGACAGCGCGGGCGTGGGCGCGGCGGGTTCGCGGGTGCACGCGGACGACGCGGTGAGCCGGCTGGAAACACAGGGAGATCAAACGACGCTTTTCGTTATTCCCGATGAAACAGTGACCATTTTGCCCGGCTCGCCCGCGGCGGGCAACGGTATCGGCGCGGTCACGGTAAAGACGGCGAGCGATGGCACATTAGTCGCCGCCGAGCGGCAGGAGGACGGCGCCTATACCTTTTCCATGCCGGACGCGCCGGTGGCAGTCACGGTCACCTATCGGCAAGAGCACACGGTAACGGTAACAGCGGGCGCGCATGGCACGGTCTCGCCCGCCGGAACGGTAAGCGCGGCGGCCGGAGAAGCGCTTACCCTTACCTTTACACCGGATTATGGCTACAAGCTGGCCCGCGTAACGGTGGACGGCGCGGCGGTGCCGGTCAACGGCAATACGTTTACGCTGATTCCGGAAAAGGACTGCGCCATAGAGGCCGTATTTGAACAACTGGTGGTAGACGATCTGGATGAAATCGTCGATAACCTGCCGGAGGCCCCTTCAAGCGGAGACCAAAGCGCGATCGACGCGATACTGGACGCAAAAATGCACTATGAAGCCGTGAAGGATGAGCTGGAAGGCGCGGACGAAGCCGCCGAAACGCTCAACGACAAATTGGCGCAGCTGCCGAACGTGAAGGTGCGCGTGGAGGCCGACGCCGCGCCCGCCGCGCCGCAAAACACGGGCAGCCTACTGGAAAACATGACGAGCGAGGACGCGGAGGCGCTGAAAACAGGCGCGGCCGCGCAGTTTGAGATCGTGCTGGAGGTAGCGGAGGCGAAACCGGAGGACGCGGTGCAAGAATCGATCACGAACGCGCTGGGCGGCGCGTTGGTCGCAAGCTTTGCGGATGTGACGGTGAAAAAGATCATCACCGACGCGCAGGAGAAGCAAGAGATCGTGGAGCTGAGCGAGCTGAAGCGGCCGGTCGAGTTGGTATTCCCGATCCCGGCGGAGCTTCGACAAACGCCCGGCAATATCAGCCGCGAATTCCTCATTTTGCGCACGCATCAGGTAGACGGCGCGCAGGTGACCGAGGCGCTCCCGGATGAGGACGACGACCCGAATACCTACACGGTGCGCAGCAGCCGAGTTTTCCGTTTATACGCTAGCCTATCAGGATACGCAGCGGGAAAGCTCCGGTTCGAGCGGGAGCGCGACCTATCGGGTCGCTGTGGCGGAGGGCGCGGCGCACGGCGCCGTAACGGTGGACCGGTATTATGCGGCCCGAAACGCAACCGTGACCATTACCGTGAAACCGGATGCGGGCTATACGCTGGGTGA